The window TGAAGCCCAAAATGTTTCATAAGATCCCCTCATTCATGCTACTGGCTGGATCCCAAAAGCTTTTGAATAAAGtgattaaaattcagaatttatttgCCATAACAttggttcattcaacaaatccttACTGAGCAGCTGTGTGTGGGAAACGCTAGGGATGTCACAGTGAAGGAGCCACGGCCCTGCTCTCTAGAACATGATAGGCTTTCAGGTGGGCCcctaataagcatttatttactCTACGATGTGGTAGCAATACTGATGAGCCTAGCCTTGCTTGGCATCAGCAGAAGGGAGGTGGTGATGTTGAAACAGGTTATATGCTTTGGCATCCTCCCATCCCCGAAGACCAGGATCTGCAGAAACCTAAGTAGTCCCTTGCACCAGACCTTCTAAGGACAATTTCCAAACTATTCCTTTCCCTCTCATCTAATTTCCAAAACCTCAGGACTGACTCCCACAACTCACCTTGAGACAGTTTCACCTACTTTGTAAAAGAGAACCCGCAATAACCCAAAGGATTCACCGCGGTTCTCATCAAACTCTCAGGTCTGCCACATATGGTTGTGCAGGTTGTGGACTGCACAAAACTGCCTTGCCAAAGTGGTTTTGGGTCCTGAAACTCAGTCTGCACCACACTTGCCAAGCCAAACACTCTGGGCAGAGCTGCATCTGCGGGAGGAAGGGTCACCTTTTCTTAATTTATACAAAGGTGTGGTATGGGAGAGGAATGGCCCTGCCACTATGACATGCTTTTGTAACATTCTATATTTTTCCCCCTTAAGAGCAGTTAACTATTAAAGGCTTGTTAAACTAAAAGTCTTCTCTGGAAGCGAGCAAACTCCAAGAGGGCAGAGACCTCGTCAGTCTTATTTCCTGTGGTGCCACTAGCCCTTTACTTCAAGTGACAGGCCCACAGTTCCCATGGTAAACATCTGTGCAGGACTGAGAAACCACCGAAGGAcggggggagggaaggaacagCTGGGATTTAGGCAGGAGACAAAGTGCAGTGACACGCTGGGGCAGTGATCTCAAGGTAGATCACACTGTAAGTGCAGCACTCTAGTCAGACTGGTACTATTTTGCCCAGCTTCATTCTCAGCCTCTGAACCCACAGGGTCTCAAAACACTCAGAGTGGCTGCAACAAGATGACCTGCAGGATCACTCTGAAGGTGGAGCAGCTGTTTGTGTTCTTGGTCATTTTAAAGCCTGGGACTGCTTGCTTTCATGAGGAACCTGCAGTCTCGTGAAGAAGCTTTATCATCTAACAATTACCTCTGATTTATTTGACACCTGTATGTGGCAGGTACTCGACAGGCATTTTATTCTTACAACCAGCTTGCTGGAGGTTTatgatattcccattttatagatgaggaaactgagatcagAGAAAGTGACTTGCTAATGTCCCAGGGCTAGTAAGTGATGGTTTGGGATTGTACACGAAGGTTTATCATATGGAGTCAGAGATTTAATGAACAGTCTCAGGTAAAGAGTAATTTCAGGAAGCAAGGGCTGTCCAGGAAAAGTGAGTGTGGCCATGGGCTACAAAGACCAAAAGACACTATTTCAGTTTTGATGGTAGAGGTCCACTGAGATGCACCCAGGATCCCTTCCCTGGTCAGCCTGATGAACAGGCTGTAACCTCACCTACAAGGAGGGAAGATTCAACAACTGACCTCCAGATGCACCGCTCTGCTGGGGAGCCAGGAGTTAAGCTGATTTTATGCTCCAGCAGGGCTGGCCTTCCAGCACACTTTATACAGGGGGCTTTAGTAATAGTAATGGGGGGGGCTAGAAAAGCCAGGTGGGGGGCCAGGGGAGTATTTTCTACCTCAAATGTACTCTTGGCTCAACCAGTTTTGAAACAGTGCTTCCACTCACCTGGTCACTGATGGCAAGTTCTGGCACCAGCCAAGATCACGCTCCTACTTTAAATACCAACTCTTCATGTTTCTTTCAGGGAGTATGACGGAAGATCCGATCTTCATGTCGGAATAACCAATACAAATGGTGAGTGCACTGCTCGAGGCAGCAGAAACTGATCTGTGAACAGAAACCCAGTACTGGGTTTTTGGACTCAGATTTACCCACATGAGCCGTCAAATGTACGACCCACTGTCTCAGTGGAAATTTAGTGCTGATTTAAGGAAACCAGATAGACCCCCTTGTACATAGAAAACTTCAACAAGAATATTTGGAGAGGATTATCCTGGCTCTATTATTGTCTCCATCTGCTGCGGGCAACTTCTCGGAGCTGAAGAGCAGGTGGAGCAAGACCTGGGTTTCCCTGAAAGAAATGATGTGCAGAgggcaggagaggcaggggcTCCAACACCCCCGATCCTCCCTGACTCTAGGTGGTGGCTGCCTCTCCAGCCTGACCCTGGAGGGGATTCTAGGGCCTCTCCTGGTCTCCTGCTCTCTGACAGTCATCAGAAAGTACGCTCTGGCTAACTTCATGTAAAGTGACCATGGTGGTGGCTGCCGTTTCCGGACAACCTCTTCTCACAGAGGTGCATCTTCCCTTAAGCCTCCCCTCCGCGTGACTCCAGTTTCACTTGCAGGAGTTGTGTATAATTACACCACGCACGGCGTCCAGCGAGACGAAGCAGGGTGGGAGCAGAGTGTAAGCATCCCGTTACTGCAGCCTGGCATGTTTGGACTGATGGATCAGTGGGACAAGTACCTGGACGACTTCTCCACCACGGGGGCCTGGCTGCCCCAGAGGTACAGGCCGGCAGGGACCACCAGCTCCCTGGCCCTCGTTCCCCACGCAGGTGTGACCCCAGCTCACAGGACTCTTAAGCTGTGTCTACTTTGTGTGGAGCCCGTACCGAGACAGTAGCGCCTGTAACAAAGTGTAAGCAGGGGTTGAATGATCTGGGGTTTTCCGCAGAGGTGAGCCAGTGTACATTTACACAACAGAATCACCGTCTTAAGAACCGAAAGGACTACAACCTAGTACTCCAGTTATTTGATTAGACATTTTTACATACTTAACATTTAATATATACAGCAAAAGCCATATTACAgtcccttaaaatttttaaaaaatgtttaaaatgtaaaaaatacctAACACTCCTTTTTATGATTTagcaattttgaaatttatttctcaatttcttgCTCCCTCAACACTTTAGATATATAGCATACCTGTGGACCTAACTGTTCTGAGGCTTCCCTTAAAATAGGTATAGACACTGGGATACCCTAAAACTTAGAAATGGAACTCCCTTTCTAAAATGTCAGTTCCCCACGTTGGCAGTTTCTGTACAACTTAAGTCAGCACTCGGGACCTCTAGGCGCGTCCACTCCTATCTTACTTAAGTTGCGAGCAGAATTAGCCTGAGCTGCCCAGTGTCCCTCAGAACTGCACTCTGGGAGCTCAGTCGTCCAGGGCACCAGGAGACCCAGTGCGCGGGGAGCCCAACCTCAACCCTGCAAGTCCCTCGGCGGCTTCACGGCCTGTGCCTGAGCCGCTTTGAAACCTCAGCCTCCCTTTCTCCCCGTGCTTGTTTTGTAAGGTATGAAGAAGACCGTCACAACTGCTACACTTACACCCTCACATTCATTAACTGCATTCTGACCACAGAAGGCAAGGAGCCACTGGGCAAAGACGAGTTCATTGAGAAGTATGTGGTTCCAAGGACGAGGAAGGCCTCCAAGTACATCACACTGTACCGGGTGATAGAAGAGCGTGGCTTCTACGTGACCGAC of the Halichoerus grypus chromosome 1, mHalGry1.hap1.1, whole genome shotgun sequence genome contains:
- the MKRN2OS gene encoding MKRN2 opposite strand protein: MQYTQAGKPLIKFSHCKKYIYSFSVPQSCPLCQQVMGSRKLEEAPVSISNPFTNGHQEKCSFLLRPTQGTFLREYDGRSDLHVGITNTNGVVYNYTTHGVQRDEAGWEQSVSIPLLQPGMFGLMDQWDKYLDDFSTTGAWLPQRYEEDRHNCYTYTLTFINCILTTEGKEPLGKDEFIEKYVVPRTRKASKYITLYRVIEERGFYVTDHPDDETNPPEGSAAC